One Oncorhynchus nerka isolate Pitt River linkage group LG5, Oner_Uvic_2.0, whole genome shotgun sequence genomic window carries:
- the LOC115129520 gene encoding uncharacterized protein LOC115129520: MASGYRKPNTTSNQRKKAGPKPDLTEEQKQEIREAFDLFDTDGSGTIDVKELKVAMRALGFEPKKEEIKKMIADIDKEGSGTIDFNDFLCMMTQKMSEKDSKEEILKAFRLFDDDGTGKISFKNLKRVAKELGESLTDEELQEMIDEADRDGDGEINEQEFLRIMKKTSLY, from the exons gctTCAGGCTACAGAAAACCCAACACCACTTCCAACCAGAGGAAAAAGGCAGGTCCTAAACCAGACTTGACAGAGGAACAAAAGCAGGAGATCAGAGAGGCCTTTGACTTGTTTGATACAGATGGGTCGGGCACAATTGACGTGAAGGAACTCAAG GTTGCCATGCGTGCCCTTGGCTTTGAACCAAAGAAAGAAGAGATCAAGAAGATGATTGCAGACATTGACAAGGAGGGCTCTGGGACCATTGATTTTAATGACTTTCTCTGTATGATGACACAGAAAATG agTGAAAAAGACTCAAAAGAAGAAATTCTGAAGGCTTTCCGCTTATTTGATGATGACGGCACGGGCAAAATCTCCTTCAAAAATCTCAAGAGAGTTGCCAAGGAGCTAGGCGAAAGCCTGACAGATGAGGAATTGCAG GAAATGATTGACGAAGCAGAccgagatggagatggagagatcaaCGAGCAGGAGTTTCTAAGGATAATGAAAAAGACAAGTCTATATTGA